A single genomic interval of Nostoc commune NIES-4072 harbors:
- the galE gene encoding UDP-glucose 4-epimerase GalE → MSPGKPTILVTGGAGYIGSHTVLALKQAGYNVVILDNLVYGHRDLVEKVLQVELIVGDTGDRALLDHLFKTRDIAAVMHFSAYAYVGESVTDPAKYYRNNVVGTLTLLEAMLTASVKKFVFSSTCATYGVPEFVPIPENHPQNPINPYGATKLMVERILSDFDVAYGFKSVRFRYFNAAGANPSGLLGEDHNPETHLIPLVLMTALGKRESISIFGTDYPTPDGTCIRDYIHVNDLADAHILGLEYLLKGNDSEVFNLGNGSGFSVREVIAATEQVTGVSIPVEERDRRPGDPPILIGASEKARTILGWKPQYPSIKDIVDHAWQWHQKRHR, encoded by the coding sequence ATGTCGCCTGGAAAGCCTACCATTTTGGTCACGGGGGGAGCTGGATATATTGGTTCTCATACGGTGCTTGCCTTGAAGCAAGCGGGTTATAACGTTGTCATACTTGATAATCTGGTCTATGGGCATCGTGATTTGGTAGAAAAAGTTTTACAGGTAGAACTGATAGTCGGGGATACAGGCGATCGCGCTTTGCTAGATCATCTATTTAAAACCCGCGATATTGCTGCTGTGATGCACTTTTCTGCTTATGCCTATGTAGGAGAATCGGTGACTGACCCGGCTAAATATTACCGTAATAACGTTGTTGGCACTTTAACCCTGTTAGAAGCAATGCTGACGGCATCTGTGAAGAAATTTGTCTTTTCTTCTACTTGTGCCACCTACGGTGTACCAGAATTTGTACCCATTCCAGAAAACCATCCCCAAAATCCGATTAATCCTTATGGGGCTACAAAGCTAATGGTGGAGCGGATTCTTTCTGATTTTGATGTTGCTTACGGTTTTAAATCAGTGCGTTTCCGCTATTTTAATGCTGCTGGTGCTAACCCCAGTGGCTTGCTTGGCGAGGATCACAATCCAGAAACTCATTTGATTCCCTTGGTGCTGATGACAGCTTTAGGCAAACGAGAATCCATCTCAATTTTTGGCACTGATTACCCTACGCCCGATGGTACTTGTATTCGTGATTATATTCATGTTAATGACTTAGCAGATGCCCATATTTTGGGATTGGAATATTTATTAAAAGGTAACGATAGCGAAGTTTTCAATTTGGGCAATGGCAGTGGTTTCTCTGTCAGAGAAGTCATTGCAGCTACCGAACAGGTAACAGGAGTTTCTATACCAGTAGAAGAACGCGATCGCCGTCCTGGTGATCCTCCAATTCTCATTGGCGCCAGCGAGAAAGCCAGAACAATTTTAGGCTGGAAACCTCAGTATCCATCCATCAAAGATATTGTCGATCATGCGTGGCAGTGGCATCAAAAGCGACATCGGTAA
- a CDS encoding urease accessory protein UreH domain-containing protein, with product MVDLLLIAILGFLGSFGHCFGMCGPLTMAFSLSHQPKTPPAASLGRTSTLEKSGTWQQQLKFHILLNLGRILSYALVGAGIGALGSVLLQGGQLAGVGSDFRRWMAILTGVMLIWFGLGQVKPDLLPRIPVLHPLLQGSLHDRLSTGMVKLSLKTKWWTPMLLGMTWGLMPCGFLYAAQIKAAETGNLWMGGATMLAFGLGTLPTMLGVGVSTSLVSKDRRSQLFRLGGWVTLIIGVITLLRTGDTMVDYTGHAALICLILALIARPISGLWASPLRYRRALGVGSFVLSVVHTAHMMEHSLQWKFAAFSFLPPEFQWGMAAGAVGLLLMSPAALTSWESLQKSLGKRWRQIHLLGVPALLLSAIHAVLIGSHYLGSSQSTWGNKLAVVLMGIVTLSVLMVRSHFFWSKLAVEKFYVPPTKSR from the coding sequence ATGGTAGATTTGTTGCTGATCGCAATACTGGGGTTCCTGGGGAGTTTTGGACATTGCTTTGGGATGTGTGGCCCTTTAACAATGGCATTTTCCCTATCTCATCAGCCGAAAACACCACCAGCAGCCTCTTTGGGACGCACATCAACCTTAGAAAAGTCCGGCACTTGGCAACAGCAATTAAAATTTCATATTTTGCTAAACCTGGGGCGGATATTGAGCTATGCTCTAGTCGGTGCTGGCATTGGGGCGCTAGGTTCGGTATTGTTGCAAGGCGGACAACTAGCGGGTGTTGGTAGCGACTTCCGGCGCTGGATGGCAATTCTAACTGGCGTAATGCTGATTTGGTTTGGCTTAGGACAAGTAAAACCCGATTTACTACCGCGAATACCCGTGTTACACCCCTTGTTACAAGGTAGTTTACACGATCGCCTCAGCACAGGAATGGTTAAGCTTTCCTTAAAAACCAAATGGTGGACACCAATGCTTTTAGGGATGACTTGGGGTTTAATGCCCTGTGGTTTCCTGTATGCTGCCCAAATTAAAGCTGCTGAAACTGGCAATTTATGGATGGGTGGGGCAACTATGCTGGCTTTTGGACTGGGAACCCTGCCAACTATGCTAGGTGTAGGCGTTTCCACATCTTTGGTAAGTAAAGACAGGCGCAGTCAGTTATTTCGATTAGGCGGTTGGGTGACACTCATCATTGGCGTTATCACCTTGCTGCGAACTGGTGACACAATGGTAGATTACACCGGACACGCTGCCTTAATCTGCTTAATTTTGGCTTTAATTGCGCGTCCTATTAGTGGCTTGTGGGCATCACCACTGCGTTACCGTCGAGCCTTGGGAGTGGGATCTTTTGTGCTTTCTGTGGTTCACACCGCCCACATGATGGAACACTCATTGCAATGGAAATTTGCCGCCTTTTCTTTCCTGCCGCCAGAATTTCAGTGGGGTATGGCTGCGGGTGCTGTAGGATTGTTATTAATGTCCCCCGCCGCTTTAACGAGTTGGGAATCGTTGCAGAAATCTTTGGGCAAGCGTTGGCGACAGATTCATCTATTGGGTGTGCCAGCCTTGCTCTTGAGTGCCATTCATGCCGTGTTGATTGGTTCCCATTACCTGGGTTCCTCGCAATCAACTTGGGGAAATAAATTAGCAGTAGTACTGATGGGAATTGTTACCCTCAGTGTCTTAATGGTGCGATCGCACTTTTTTTGGTCAAAGTTAGCCGTAGAAAAGTTTTATGTTCCCCCAACCAAATCACGGTAA
- a CDS encoding M28 family peptidase, which yields MKKWIWLMLLVLMVVAVVGSRGSTFFEQRPSPAIVERTPVETPQLQPESKEVDSAPQVSTNELLKHIQKLNYQRFTTKERSLTRTYITTELTKLGWKPKLEKFSEGVNIFAERPGTSIAAKAIVVGAHYDTVASSPGADDNASGVAVVLEVARLLGSRPTPRTLQLAFFDQEEAGLLGSQAFISKTARLQNLGGAIIMDMVGYACYTAGCQKYPAGLPVTPISDKGDFLTVVGDTEHLPLLSAFQNSQMHPSDALNKQKSMPSVLTLPIPFKGLLTPDTLRSDHAPFWYQGVGAVLVTDTANLRTPHYHQPSDVPATIERSFFTGAAQIVVNATSALLEKNEGLETQPPS from the coding sequence ATGAAAAAATGGATTTGGCTGATGCTGTTGGTGCTGATGGTAGTTGCAGTGGTGGGTAGCAGAGGTAGCACGTTTTTTGAACAGCGTCCGTCACCAGCAATTGTTGAGCGCACTCCAGTGGAAACACCCCAACTACAGCCAGAGTCAAAGGAAGTTGACAGTGCGCCGCAAGTGTCTACTAATGAGCTATTAAAACATATCCAAAAGTTGAATTATCAGCGCTTCACAACAAAAGAGCGATCGCTTACTCGCACTTATATCACAACTGAACTCACAAAATTAGGCTGGAAGCCCAAATTGGAAAAGTTCTCTGAGGGTGTGAATATTTTTGCCGAACGCCCAGGAACGAGCATTGCCGCTAAAGCAATTGTCGTGGGAGCGCATTACGACACTGTTGCCTCATCCCCTGGTGCTGATGATAACGCCAGTGGTGTAGCTGTGGTGCTGGAAGTAGCCCGGTTGCTTGGTTCTCGTCCCACGCCACGGACGTTACAGCTAGCTTTTTTTGACCAAGAGGAAGCAGGACTTTTGGGTAGTCAGGCTTTTATCAGTAAGACAGCACGCTTGCAAAATTTAGGCGGAGCGATCATCATGGATATGGTAGGTTATGCATGTTACACTGCTGGGTGTCAAAAATACCCTGCGGGGTTACCTGTTACCCCAATTAGCGACAAAGGCGACTTTTTGACAGTAGTCGGTGATACAGAACATTTGCCTTTGCTGAGTGCTTTTCAAAACTCACAGATGCACCCCTCAGATGCTCTGAATAAACAAAAATCAATGCCATCAGTCCTAACACTACCAATTCCTTTTAAAGGTTTACTGACACCAGACACCCTACGCAGCGACCATGCACCATTTTGGTATCAAGGTGTGGGTGCTGTATTGGTGACAGATACCGCAAATTTACGTACTCCGCACTATCATCAACCTAGCGATGTTCCAGCGACTATCGAGCGATCGTTTTTTACAGGAGCAGCACAGATTGTGGTTAATGCTACTAGTGCCTTGTTAGAAAAAAACGAAGGTTTGGAAACTCAACCACCAAGCTGA
- a CDS encoding alpha/beta hydrolase, whose protein sequence is MRRSWGSLKTVAGFFSAIALTQFGVNTPAIAADTVVVRLGLFTETISLAELQKAAKTGELPGSLQPYAKRLSEEQRRFFLGALGMSIPMDVVTVSRLVNTQIGTTILSDFATALARKDKAGVQALRAGLVLGSTAPQGLSILSFIAAYPSKRLEIDLPKAFIVARSLNTAFWRTQQFMLALTRSGLSLDIAPRIDTITPQIAYPFDPSQPGTAQVKILNLSLNDQKRDRKIPVDVYWSTAATPDKPLIVLSHGFTSVRTDLYYLAEHLASHGYVVAALEHPGSNQANTNSALQGKTSLMKPEEFLDRPRDISFMLDELEKLNQTANHPLQGKLATNNAMVIGHSFGGGTALEIAGAELQLEQLKQRCKNNLTTFSEGEVMQCIAQKLPENTYQLRDTRIKQAIALNPTTSLIFGETGLTKVQVPTLVLASSADKTTPALTEQIAGFDKIPSPKWLVGIVGGTHLSVKDPTTTSDQIGKPNTPISGGEVVGEQAADVRKYVKAIALAFAFQMTPEAKKYAIFLTSDYAQFASTKAFPFRLITQIPPDAMAVVKEFVEK, encoded by the coding sequence ATGAGAAGAAGTTGGGGAAGTCTTAAGACAGTTGCAGGTTTCTTTAGCGCGATTGCTCTTACACAATTCGGAGTAAATACTCCGGCTATTGCGGCTGACACAGTTGTTGTACGTTTGGGTTTATTTACAGAAACCATTTCCCTTGCTGAGTTGCAAAAGGCTGCAAAAACTGGGGAATTGCCTGGGAGTTTACAGCCTTACGCTAAACGATTATCTGAAGAACAACGCCGTTTCTTCTTAGGGGCGCTAGGTATGAGTATACCGATGGATGTTGTCACAGTTAGTAGGTTAGTTAATACCCAGATTGGTACAACTATTCTTAGTGACTTTGCTACAGCCTTAGCTAGAAAGGACAAAGCTGGGGTGCAAGCACTGAGAGCAGGATTGGTATTAGGTTCTACTGCACCGCAAGGTCTTTCTATACTGAGTTTTATCGCGGCTTATCCCAGTAAACGTTTAGAAATTGATTTACCAAAGGCTTTTATAGTTGCACGAAGTTTGAATACAGCTTTTTGGCGTACCCAGCAATTTATGCTAGCGTTGACGCGTAGCGGCTTGTCGTTAGACATCGCTCCCCGAATCGACACCATAACACCGCAGATTGCTTACCCTTTTGATCCCAGTCAACCAGGAACTGCTCAAGTAAAAATACTCAACTTAAGCCTGAATGACCAAAAGCGCGATCGTAAAATTCCAGTTGATGTTTACTGGTCAACTGCTGCAACTCCCGACAAACCCCTGATTGTCCTTTCTCACGGCTTCACATCAGTCCGTACAGACTTATATTACTTGGCAGAACATTTAGCATCCCACGGTTATGTAGTAGCAGCTTTAGAACATCCCGGTAGTAACCAGGCAAATACTAACTCAGCATTACAAGGCAAAACCAGTCTTATGAAGCCTGAAGAGTTTTTGGATCGCCCTCGTGATATTAGTTTTATGCTCGACGAATTAGAAAAGCTCAACCAAACGGCTAATCATCCGCTACAAGGGAAACTTGCAACCAATAACGCGATGGTTATTGGTCATTCTTTTGGTGGTGGTACAGCTTTAGAAATTGCTGGAGCAGAGTTACAACTTGAACAACTCAAACAACGCTGTAAGAATAACTTGACTACTTTCAGCGAAGGAGAAGTTATGCAGTGCATCGCTCAAAAGCTACCAGAAAATACCTATCAACTACGGGATACTAGAATAAAACAGGCGATCGCTCTCAATCCTACAACTTCTCTGATTTTTGGCGAAACTGGGTTAACTAAAGTGCAAGTTCCTACCTTAGTGTTAGCAAGTTCCGCAGATAAAACCACCCCAGCTTTAACAGAACAGATTGCGGGATTTGACAAAATCCCATCCCCAAAATGGCTAGTTGGTATAGTTGGCGGTACTCATCTGAGTGTAAAAGACCCCACTACCACATCGGATCAGATAGGAAAACCAAATACACCAATTAGTGGCGGTGAAGTTGTGGGTGAACAAGCAGCAGATGTTCGCAAGTACGTTAAAGCTATAGCTTTGGCCTTTGCTTTCCAAATGACTCCAGAAGCTAAAAAATATGCTATTTTTCTGACATCAGATTATGCCCAATTTGCTTCAACTAAGGCATTTCCATTTCGCCTAATTACGCAGATTCCTCCTGATGCTATGGCAGTGGTGAAAGAATTTGTTGAGAAATAA
- a CDS encoding DUF6875 domain-containing protein yields MKLYTTLEIEKLQDNEDLPYLIEIMNWVKNFLGRPHPNLGRPGVVCPFVPHSLKSNSIRLAVIHTKDLYVEQLEELVGRYRDIFLEMEVKEDELAINRAFLLIFPDIHVEDAPKLVDSVQQKLKPLFVESGLMIGEFHNRNQSPGLHNPNFRPLRSPIPLLAIRFMVEADLPFLESPADPYLRIRYLEAYLKCFGHKFTDETKFRNAHQALALAKEQTAIFR; encoded by the coding sequence ATGAAACTTTATACAACTCTTGAAATCGAAAAACTCCAGGACAATGAAGACCTTCCTTACTTGATTGAAATTATGAATTGGGTGAAAAACTTTTTAGGAAGACCTCATCCTAATTTAGGAAGACCCGGCGTAGTTTGCCCTTTTGTACCTCACTCTCTCAAGTCAAACAGTATTCGTCTGGCAGTTATTCACACAAAAGATTTGTATGTAGAGCAATTAGAAGAACTTGTTGGACGCTACCGAGATATCTTTCTTGAGATGGAAGTTAAAGAGGATGAATTAGCAATAAATAGAGCTTTTTTACTTATCTTTCCTGACATCCATGTAGAAGATGCTCCTAAGCTAGTAGATAGTGTCCAACAAAAACTTAAACCTTTGTTTGTTGAGTCAGGACTAATGATAGGAGAATTTCATAACCGTAATCAAAGTCCTGGTTTGCATAACCCAAACTTTCGTCCACTTCGTAGCCCTATCCCCTTATTGGCTATCCGGTTTATGGTTGAAGCTGATTTACCCTTTCTTGAGAGTCCGGCTGATCCATACTTACGTATTCGATATCTGGAAGCTTATTTAAAGTGTTTTGGTCATAAATTTACAGATGAAACAAAGTTTAGAAATGCTCATCAAGCGCTAGCTTTAGCGAAAGAACAAACAGCGATTTTCAGGTAA
- a CDS encoding helix-turn-helix domain-containing protein, with translation MENPGLCLTPFQRRYLLKSLENDLRAEYRRRIEIMLLFDAGESQTQICEALGCSQETARYWITIAQTGQAHKWSDRLMGRPKTVNEQYLDRLKELVSHSPRLAGYSFEHWTAQWLSKHLAKELGIQVSSCHINRLLKEMGLSTRPKGNTTKQETLHQKDLVRFL, from the coding sequence ATGGAAAATCCAGGTCTTTGCTTAACACCCTTTCAGCGCAGATACTTACTGAAAAGCTTAGAAAACGACTTACGTGCAGAATACCGCCGTCGCATTGAAATTATGCTACTTTTCGATGCAGGTGAATCTCAGACTCAAATTTGTGAAGCTTTGGGATGTTCTCAAGAGACTGCACGCTACTGGATTACGATCGCACAAACAGGACAAGCTCACAAATGGAGCGATCGCTTGATGGGACGACCTAAAACTGTGAATGAGCAATACCTCGATCGCTTAAAAGAATTGGTAAGCCATAGTCCGCGCCTTGCTGGCTATTCATTTGAACACTGGACAGCACAATGGTTAAGCAAGCATTTGGCAAAAGAATTGGGAATTCAGGTTAGCAGTTGTCACATTAACCGTTTGCTCAAGGAGATGGGGCTTTCCACACGGCCAAAAGGCAACACAACTAAGCAAGAAACCTTACACCAAAAAGATTTAGTGCGGTTTTTATAA
- a CDS encoding SH3 domain-containing protein produces MLSTKENLKQIQMDTIQQEPLLTELTPEAAATVEGGLLYTTKGVTTRLNIRERATTKSDKIGSFRPGAVFDASAKVTNGFRKLLGRAGWVAASFTKPFLIRV; encoded by the coding sequence ATGTTAAGCACTAAAGAAAACTTGAAACAAATTCAGATGGACACTATTCAACAGGAACCATTGTTGACCGAGTTGACTCCCGAAGCAGCAGCTACCGTCGAGGGAGGCCTTCTGTACACTACGAAAGGAGTCACCACCAGGCTGAATATTCGTGAGCGTGCCACCACCAAGTCCGACAAGATCGGCTCTTTCCGGCCTGGCGCAGTCTTTGACGCGTCAGCTAAGGTCACGAACGGGTTCCGCAAACTCTTAGGACGAGCAGGATGGGTAGCAGCGAGTTTCACCAAGCCTTTTCTGATTAGAGTCTAG
- a CDS encoding SH3 domain-containing protein — protein MLNTKEHFKQIEMDTIQREPLLTELTPEAAATVEGGLLYTTEGVTTRLNIRERATTKSDKIGSFRPGAVFNASAKVTNGFRKLLGRAGWVSAEFTRRVLKTSAGFIKLT, from the coding sequence ATGTTAAATACTAAAGAACACTTCAAACAAATTGAGATGGACACTATTCAACGGGAACCATTGTTGACCGAGTTGACTCCCGAAGCAGCAGCTACCGTCGAGGGAGGCCTTCTGTACACAACGGAAGGAGTCACCACCAGGTTGAATATTCGTGAGCGTGCCACCACCAAGTCCGACAAGATCGGCTCTTTCCGGCCTGGCGCAGTCTTTAACGCGTCAGCTAAGGTCACGAACGGGTTCCGCAAACTCTTAGGACGAGCAGGATGGGTGTCAGCTGAATTCACCCGGCGCGTCTTGAAAACTTCAGCTGGGTTTATAAAATTAACTTAG
- a CDS encoding peptidase domain-containing ABC transporter — protein MRYQSVLQHSEEDCGAACIATVAKHYGRTFAISRVREAVGTGSRGTSLLGLSRGAETLGFNARQVKASEQLVDQLNKAPLPAIIHWKGYHWVVLYGQKGKKYVIADPGVGIRYITRKELVEGWSNGIMLLLTPDDNRFYQQSDDKIGGFGRYLMRVLPYRAILIQAIAINIAIGLLSLVSPLMMQLLTDDVLVRGDTQLLTVVAIGAIALSLFSSVMGLVQSHLIGHFGQRLQLGLILEYGRQLLRLPLSYFEGRRSGEVVSRIADVDHINELVSQIVLGLPSQFFIALVSLGFMLFYSWGLTLATLAAFIIVTLVNLLFLPALRQKTRSEIVLGTENQGFLVETFHGVQVLKTTQATPQAWQEYQTNYGRLANLGWSTMKLGLYSGTITNIFSTCTNIALLWLGSYLVINRTLSIGQLLAFTGMSGNFLGFLGSVIGLVDEFITAQIVIQRLTEVIDATPEDGKDEKKPWAELKGNIDITCTNLNFHHAGRVDLLQDFSLIIPGGQVVALIGKSGCGKSTLAKLLAGLYFLQSGNIRYGIYNQQDLSMECLRQQVVLVPQEPHFWSRSILENFRFSYPQISFEQIVQACEIAGADEFISKLPDKYQTVLGEFGANLSGGQRQRLAIARAIVTDPPVLILDESTGALDPVSEAKLLDRLLSHRLGKTTIMISHRPKVIGRADWIVLLEEGRLKIQGTPEALRHQAGEHLDFLDSVDPFRNGLVPKSSNSNGKFSTIIN, from the coding sequence ATGCGCTACCAAAGTGTACTTCAACACAGTGAAGAAGACTGTGGTGCTGCTTGCATTGCCACTGTTGCCAAACACTACGGACGCACCTTTGCCATCAGTCGGGTGCGGGAAGCCGTCGGTACAGGGTCACGAGGAACTTCTCTGCTGGGGTTGAGCCGGGGTGCTGAAACTTTAGGATTCAATGCTCGCCAAGTCAAAGCCTCAGAGCAACTGGTCGATCAATTGAATAAAGCCCCTCTACCAGCAATCATTCACTGGAAAGGCTACCACTGGGTCGTTTTGTATGGACAAAAGGGTAAAAAATACGTAATTGCTGACCCAGGTGTAGGCATCCGCTACATCACCCGCAAAGAGTTAGTCGAGGGTTGGAGCAATGGTATTATGTTGTTGCTAACGCCAGATGATAACCGCTTTTATCAGCAATCAGATGATAAAATTGGCGGCTTTGGGCGTTATTTGATGCGGGTTTTACCCTATCGCGCCATTCTCATCCAGGCTATAGCAATCAACATTGCCATCGGACTGCTCTCCCTTGTCTCTCCCTTAATGATGCAACTGCTCACTGATGACGTGCTAGTGCGGGGAGATACCCAACTGCTAACCGTCGTGGCAATTGGAGCGATCGCTCTGAGTTTATTTAGCAGTGTGATGGGTTTGGTACAGTCTCACCTAATTGGTCACTTTGGTCAAAGGTTGCAATTAGGGCTGATCCTAGAATACGGGCGACAACTCCTGCGCTTGCCCCTTTCGTACTTTGAAGGACGGCGCAGTGGGGAAGTCGTCAGCCGGATTGCCGATGTGGATCACATCAATGAGCTAGTTTCTCAAATTGTCCTCGGTTTACCAAGCCAATTTTTTATCGCCTTGGTTTCTTTGGGCTTCATGCTGTTCTACAGTTGGGGTCTGACTTTGGCAACCCTTGCTGCCTTTATTATTGTCACCCTCGTCAACCTGCTTTTTCTCCCAGCCTTGCGCCAGAAAACCCGCAGTGAGATCGTCTTAGGTACAGAAAACCAAGGCTTTCTCGTCGAAACTTTTCATGGTGTCCAGGTGCTAAAAACTACCCAAGCCACTCCCCAAGCTTGGCAAGAGTATCAGACCAACTATGGCCGGCTTGCTAACTTGGGCTGGAGTACGATGAAGCTGGGGCTTTACAGTGGCACAATTACTAATATTTTTTCTACTTGCACTAATATTGCTTTACTCTGGTTAGGCTCTTACTTGGTAATTAATCGCACTTTAAGTATTGGACAGCTGCTAGCGTTTACTGGTATGAGTGGCAACTTTCTCGGCTTTTTGGGTTCAGTTATCGGCTTAGTTGATGAGTTTATCACTGCCCAGATTGTCATCCAACGCCTAACGGAGGTGATTGATGCTACCCCAGAAGACGGCAAAGACGAGAAAAAACCTTGGGCAGAACTTAAGGGCAATATAGATATTACTTGCACCAATCTTAATTTCCATCACGCAGGTAGAGTTGACTTGCTGCAAGATTTTTCGCTGATTATCCCTGGCGGTCAAGTCGTTGCTCTGATTGGTAAATCCGGCTGTGGTAAAAGCACCCTCGCCAAACTGCTTGCTGGTTTATATTTCCTCCAATCTGGCAATATTCGCTATGGCATCTATAATCAGCAAGACCTCTCGATGGAATGTCTGCGGCAACAGGTGGTGCTAGTACCTCAAGAACCCCACTTCTGGAGTCGCTCAATTCTTGAAAACTTCCGCTTCAGCTATCCTCAAATCAGCTTTGAACAAATTGTACAAGCTTGCGAGATTGCTGGTGCAGATGAGTTTATTAGTAAATTGCCCGATAAGTATCAAACTGTTTTAGGTGAATTTGGCGCGAATCTTTCTGGTGGACAACGACAGAGATTAGCGATCGCTAGAGCTATAGTTACTGATCCACCAGTATTAATTTTAGATGAATCCACTGGCGCTCTCGACCCAGTAAGTGAAGCCAAACTGCTAGATAGACTGCTGTCTCATCGCCTGGGCAAAACCACAATTATGATTAGCCATCGCCCCAAAGTTATTGGGCGGGCTGATTGGATTGTACTGCTGGAAGAAGGGCGTTTGAAAATCCAAGGCACTCCAGAGGCTCTGCGCCATCAAGCTGGTGAACACTTAGACTTTTTAGACAGCGTTGACCCATTTAGAAATGGTTTAGTGCCTAAATCCTCTAACTCTAACGGTAAATTCAGCACAATCATTAACTAA
- a CDS encoding HlyD family secretion protein, with translation MISHSNSDYLPPIQDNEFLPPLGRWTTWGGLVLVCAVGLGVPLASVTKYKVTVKGQAVVRPAGELRLVQAATEGQVTRVFVAENQVVKKGDVIATIDNSKLQTKKSQLQSNIGQSRLQLFQINAQINAINSQVLAETERLNRVIAGAEAELSDRSRNYQDKVITTATDVKEANANVKAADASLKAAQSKRNRYETVAKAGALSQDQFEEAQLAVRQQEQALLAAKAKLQNVQTALNPSNAQVAIASQRIAQEKATGKANIATLDKERLALIQQRIEIQKQLESDTRELQQVNIDLSQTIITATADGIISKLNLRNSGQTVPAGQEIAQIVPSDASLEIKAAVALQDKNKLKQGQTVQMRVSACPYPDYGTLKGKVKTISADAIAPQGNAANATATKSPSQKMTDVGGFYEVTIKPENLSLGREKHQCAIQLGMEGTVDIISREETVLQFFLRKARLIADL, from the coding sequence ATGATTAGCCATTCCAACTCAGACTACTTGCCCCCAATTCAAGACAACGAGTTTCTCCCGCCACTTGGTCGTTGGACTACTTGGGGCGGACTAGTTCTTGTCTGTGCTGTGGGGTTAGGCGTTCCACTCGCCTCTGTTACCAAATATAAAGTAACCGTTAAAGGACAAGCTGTTGTCCGCCCTGCTGGTGAATTGCGGCTTGTTCAAGCTGCTACAGAAGGTCAGGTGACGCGGGTTTTTGTTGCAGAAAATCAAGTTGTCAAAAAAGGGGATGTCATTGCCACTATTGACAACTCGAAGCTACAAACTAAAAAGAGCCAACTGCAAAGTAACATTGGGCAAAGTCGTTTACAACTCTTTCAAATCAACGCCCAGATTAACGCCATTAATAGCCAGGTTTTAGCTGAAACTGAGCGCCTCAACCGGGTTATAGCTGGTGCTGAAGCTGAATTAAGCGATCGCAGCCGGAACTATCAAGATAAAGTGATTACTACCGCTACTGATGTCAAAGAAGCGAATGCCAATGTCAAAGCTGCGGATGCTAGTTTGAAAGCTGCCCAGTCAAAGCGAAATCGTTATGAGACTGTAGCTAAAGCCGGAGCCTTATCTCAAGATCAATTTGAAGAAGCACAACTAGCTGTTCGCCAGCAAGAACAAGCACTCTTAGCAGCTAAAGCCAAATTGCAAAATGTCCAAACTGCCCTTAATCCTAGTAATGCACAAGTAGCGATCGCTTCTCAACGGATTGCCCAAGAAAAAGCTACAGGTAAAGCCAACATTGCTACTTTAGATAAAGAACGCCTTGCTTTAATCCAGCAACGAATTGAAATCCAAAAACAGCTAGAGAGCGACACCCGCGAACTCCAACAGGTAAATATCGACCTCAGTCAGACTATAATTACTGCCACAGCAGACGGAATTATTTCTAAATTAAACCTGCGAAACTCTGGTCAAACTGTTCCTGCTGGACAGGAGATTGCCCAAATTGTCCCCAGTGATGCTTCCTTGGAGATTAAGGCAGCAGTAGCACTTCAGGATAAAAATAAGTTGAAACAAGGTCAAACAGTACAAATGCGGGTTTCTGCTTGTCCTTATCCAGATTATGGTACTCTCAAAGGCAAGGTTAAGACGATTTCTGCGGATGCAATCGCACCTCAAGGGAATGCTGCTAATGCCACCGCCACAAAATCTCCTAGTCAAAAAATGACAGATGTTGGTGGGTTCTATGAGGTAACAATTAAGCCAGAAAACCTTTCTCTAGGTAGGGAAAAACATCAGTGTGCTATTCAATTAGGAATGGAGGGCACAGTTGATATTATTTCTAGAGAAGAGACTGTGTTGCAATTCTTTTTGAGGAAGGCGAGGTTGATTGCAGACTTGTAG